AAGCAGCAGAAAAACAAGCTAACAAGTTGCAATCTAATAACTTGCATTTCACAACAAATCAGTCTCAGGGGCACAGGAGTTTAGCCGACGCAGGAATAGAAATACAGTAATTAAACGACAGACAGATCATTGCTCGCTCGGGATAAGAGTCTGAAGCAACAAAAGCAATGACCGTGAACAAAAACATTCTGCTAGATAGCACGCCTATTTCTTCTTGATGGCAGCCTTGGTAACCTTGGCGCCGGTGGGGTCCTTCTTCTCCACGCCCTTGATGACACCAACAGCAACCGTTTGTCTCATGTCACGCACAGCGAAGCGGCCAAGAGGAGGGTAGGTGGCGAAGGTCTCCACAACCAtgggcttggtgggaatcatcTTGACGATACCAGCGTCACCGTTCTTCAGGAACTTGGGCAGCGCCTCCAGCTCCTTACCAGATCGCCTGTCGATCTTGGTCACCAGCTCAGCAAACTTGACAGCAATGTGGGAGGTGTGGCAGTCCAGCACTGGGGCGTAGCCATTGCCGATCTGACCAGGGTGGTTCATGATGATGACCTGGGAGGTGAAGTTGGCCGCCTCCTTGGCAGGGTCATCCTTGGAGTTGGATGCAACAAACCCACGCTTCAGATCCTTCACAGCAACGTTCTTGACGTTGAAGCCAACGTTGTCACCAGGAAGCGCCTCCAGGAGAGACTCATGGTGCATCTCAACAGACTTAACCTCAGTTGTCAGACCAGTGGGACCAAAGGTAACAACCATACCAGGCTTGATGACACCAGTCTCAACACGGCCAACAGGCACAGTTCCAATGCCACCAATCTTGTAAACATCCTGAAGGGGAAGACGCAGGGGCTTGTCTGAGGGCCTCTTGGGCTCATTGATCTGGTCAAGAGCCTCAAGAAGGGTAGGGCCCTTGTACCAGTCAAGGTTGGTGGACCTCTCAATCATGTTGTCACCCTCAAACCCAGAGATGGGAACGAAGGGAACCTTGTCAGGGTTGTAGCCGACCTTCTTCAGGTACGAAGAGACTTCCTTGACAATTTCCTCATAACGGGCCTTTGAGTACTTGGGAGTGGTGGCGTCCATCTGTAACAGATGACCAGAGCAATCCCATCAGATAAACAAAATTATTGAAAAGTACTAGTATATAAACAAATAGGAAAAAAAAAGCAAAAACATATAGCACTCATGTGATGGAAGTTGCAGGAATAAGAGATAATGAGCAAACAAGCAGTTTATAACTTATAAATTAAGATACAATTAGAACTAGTCAGTGAAGTTATGCTATTAAATCATCCAAGATTTGTCAACATGACAAAAATTAATCAATACAATGCAATTCAGCAGTACTACTGAAGCTGGCATTTACTAAGTAACTCTGAGCATTCAACACATTCAACATATATAGTTAATCAATTACAATGCAACTCAGCAGTACTACTGAAGCTAGGCACTTACTCAGTAACTCTCATATAGAACAATACTACATATCTAAATTAGATAAGACAAGGCAATCAACATATATATTATAGATTAACCAATCGGTGTTACATGAAAATCAGAATTAGACAAACGTCAAATCAGTTTACAGGATGTTTAGGCACTCAAGAAACAGCATTGGAAGTTGAATGGCAAGTATACCTTGTTGCAGCAGCagatcatctgcttcactccaagggtgaaagcaaggaggGCGTGCTCACGGGTCTGGCCATCCTTGGAGATACCAGCCTCAAAACCACCAGTGGTGGAGTCAATGATGAGCACAGCACAGTCAGCCTGGGAGGTACCAGTAATCATGTTCTTGATGAAGTCACGGTGACCAGGGGCATCAATGACGGTGCAGTAGTACTTGGTGGTCTCGAACTTCCACAGGGCAATATCAATGGTGATACCCCTCTCACGCTCGGCCTTCAGCTTGTCAAGCACCCAGGCGTACTTGAAAGACCTCTTGTTCATCTCAGCGGCTTCCTTCTCAAACCTCTCGATCACACGCTTGTCAATACCTCCAAGCTTGTAGATCAGATGGCCAGTGGTTGTCGACTTGCCAGAGTCGACATGGCCAATGACCACGATGTTGATGTGAGTCTTCTCCTTACCCATGGCTGGAGCTAGCAAACAGAAACATCAAGGCAAGCAGGTGTTAGAAACAAGAGATCCAGGTGAACAAGTGTCAACAAAGTAATATCCTGTCTATTTGTGAGGTCAACAGACATGTAGAAGATGCATTTAACGAGATGGAATTACAATTCAAGCAATCAGACTGCAGGTACTTGTTAGATCTACAAATTACTGCGGTAATAACGCTAACAAAATTCACCATACAAGTACATGATGAAGTTCATGCTGTAAACTCTCATAGATAACTCTCACAGAGAACTCACAGATCCTACAGAACCGGAAGTACTACACGAATCCATCCAACAATACATGCAACCAAGCACGGAGATGATTCAGGAACATCTCGCGATACCAAATCGGTAACAGAAACAGCAAAACCCTATAGATCAAGGCTACGGCATGAGCTTCCAGGTAGTCGTCAAAATTAAAGACGAAAAAAGACATGCATCCGCGCATAGATGAACCTGCAGCTAGATCTACTCGCAGATTTAACGCTACCAAGCAGAGGCACCGGCGCGAAGGCGAACCAAGGACACGGCTTCGAGAAAATCCGTCAAACCACGGACGAAATCGACGCGCATCACCGCAAAAAGAACCTAAAACTCGATCTACCCGCACGCTACATCTACCGCACGGAAACATGGCCGGAGATCTGAAGCTATTCGAGACCACGGACGACGAATCGAGGCGGAGATGGGGGGCGGATCGGGATGCTCACCTCCGAGGAAGGAGAAGGAaccgagaggaggcggcggcggggatgggGGCACTGAGAGGAGGGGTTCGGGCGAGAGGAATGGCCCTATATATGGACAGCGATGGGCGCTAGGGTTTCTTCTCGGCCGTCGGATCCGGGTCCGATGGATGCCGACTTTGGGGAGGCGGCTGTGGGCGATTTGCTTTTTCTTTTTCTCGCTATAAGTAACGTGTAATGCACTCAAGCTCTCCCACTACTTCTCTACTCCACTTACTCATATCCCTAGCTACACTCTGCAAGCCACTTCTGACATTTCTACCCCCTTCCACACTGCTCTTATCCCACGCATTCCGTATGATCTCTTCGCACCCCTCCTCCCGCAACCAACGAGCTTCAAATCTGAAACTGCAATCACTCCTCTTCCAACTTCGGTCCTTGCCATCTAGGTGCACGACCACAGGTCTGTGATCCGAGTGTCTTGGTTCACCGTTCACAACTATATGGTTTGGAAAAGCACCACACCATTCATTGTTTGCAGTGGCCCGATCCAGCCTCTCACAGATATATGTCCGCAATTCCCTGCTGTGATTTCTCCAGGTATACATATCGCCTTCAAACCCTATATCCCTCAGCTCACAGGCGTCCAGTGCTTGCCGAAAATCATCCAGATAGTGTTGCGGACGATCAGCACCTCCTAGCTTCTCACTGCTTGTGAGGACTTCATTGAAGTCACCAAGACATAGCCACGGCCGACCATTTTGGTGTTGTTGTTTCAAGATGCGCATTAACTTCCacgtctccttcttcctctccatcGCCGACTCTCCATAAACCCCCGTCAGACGCCAAATCATACCATCCTCCCGTACTATATCCACATCCACATGCCTCCGTCCATACGACCTCAGAGAAACATCCAAACCCCTTCTCCAAAACAAAGCTACACCCCTCCCACTACTTTCATCCTTCCAAGCTACCATGTTGGCGAGCCCCAACGACCACCTGAACCGCCCCAACTTCTTTTCTGTCAATCGTGTTTCACACAGGAACAAAACATCGGGAACCTCCACTCTTCCTAGCTCAAGAAGAGAACGAACTGCCGGGCCATTCCCGagtccccggcagttccaacttatGATTTTCATTGTTCCCGGCGGGGCTGCTTCGACAGCCCGGCCGATATGTTTGAGTTTGTGTGCACCACCGTTGTAGCATTGTTTGCCGCCTTCATGTTTTGTGCCATCGTctgcccctcctccccctccccacGTCCCTTCTTTGCAATGTATCCTCCATCAACATCCATCTCCTCACCTCCTCTCTTCCCCAGACTGACCTCCAGCCTCTCTTGTGTACCAAAGTTCTCTGGGCGGTTCATGAAAGCGCCAGTCTCTGAAGCAAAAATCATGGAGGAGGCAAGGCTGAGAGGAGAACTAGAGGAGTTGAAAGAGAAAAAATACACGCAATTAAAGCAAAGGGCACATATGTGGTGGCTGCGAGGTGGGAACAAAAATATCAAGTATCTGCAGTCTGTAGTAACAACAAGGAAGCGGTCTAACAAACTTAAGGAGATTCGGAGGGATGGTGGAACGGTGGTGGAGGAAGGGGAGGCCCTAACTAACTACGTTTGTTCCTTTTTTCAGGACCTGTTTACATCATCCAACCCTCAGCGCCTCAATGAACTAATGGACAAGGTGCAACCTCGCGTCTCAAATGCTATGAACGTAGTCCTTGAGGCCGATTACACCAGGGAGGAGGTGAAAGCTGCACTTGATCACATAGGCGATCTCAAAGCACCCGGTCCAGATGGGATGCCGGCGATTGTTTTTAAGCGTCATTGGCATTTTATGGGAGATCAAGTTGTGGAGGAAGTCCTAAAGGTACTGAATGGTGGAGAGATCCCCGAGGGGTGGAGTGATACTATGGTTGTGCTTATCCCCAAGGTCAAAAACCCAAAAAGAATCAAGGACCTCCACCCCATCAGTTTGTGCAATGTCGTATACAAGCTAGTATCAAAGGTGATTGCCAATAGACTTAAATTGATCCTGCCCGAGGTGATCTCATAGCATCAGAGTGCGTTTGTGTCGGGGAGACTAATTACGGACAATGTTCTCACAGCCTATGAGGTCTCTCACTATCTGATGAACAAAAGGAAAGGGAGGAGTGGAGTGGCGGCCATTAAAGCAGATATGAGTAAGGCGTATGACCGGGTGGAGTGGAGGTTCTTGGAGGCCATGCTTCACAAATTGGGGTTCAGTTCGAGATGGACTGAGCTGGTCATGAAATGTGTCCGGACTGTACGATACCAAATCAAGGTTAATGGCTAACTAACACAACAATTCAGCCCCGAGCGAGGACTTCGACAAGGGGATCCCATCTCCCCCTACCTATTTGTCATATGTGCGGAAGGCTTGTCGGCGTTGCTGTTAGATGCACAAGAGCGAGGCATCACACATGGCGTGAAAGTATGCCCGAGGGCACCATCTGTATCACATCTATTATTCGCGGATGACTCCATGTTGCTGATCAGGGCTGAACAGCAAGAAGCAACAACGCTAAATGATGTGCTACAACTGTATGAAACTTGCTCCGGGCAATGCATAAACACGGAGAAGTCGGCAATTATGTTTAGCCCCAACACATGTGATGATGACAGGACAGCAGTGAAAACTGCACTGGGAATACACAATGAGGATTGGAATGAGAAATACCTCGGGCTTCCCGTCCATGTGGGACGGTCCAGGAAGAAAGCTTTCAGTTACATCAAACGAAACATGTGTGGGCGTGTGTATGGATGGCAGGAAAGACTTCTAGCAAAAGAGAGTAAGGAGACCCTAGTAAAGGCTGTGGGACAAGCCATTCCCACTTTTGCGATGTCTTGCTTTGACTTGACTAAAACCTTTTGTGCAGAGCTGAATACACTCCTTGGTAACTTTTGGTGGAGCCAACAAGACAAACAAAATTCCATGCATTGGCTCAGTTGGGAGAAGCTTGCACAGTCTAAGGCCATGGGAGGGCTAGGGTTCCGAGACATGCACACTTTCAACCTAGCAATGCTCTCGAGACAGGGCTGGAGAATTTCCCTAACAGTACGGCGTTGGAGGCTATCGAACATGATGGTATTTCATACTCTTGGCGTAGCATTCTCCAAAGACTGAAGGTGGTGAAGCAGGGCTATATCTGGCGGGTGGGGGACGGGACAAGGATCAACATTTGGACGGACCCATGGATTCTTAGGCCCTGGTCCAGGCAGGTGATCACGCCGAGGGGTGCCAACTTGCTGAACTCTGTGAATGAACTGATAGACCCGATCACAGGTGGATGGGATGAGCGCCTAATCACGGACACCTTCTGTGCGGAGGACGCCCGTCATATTCTGCAGATTCCACTAAGGGACGGGACCGCGGATTTCCTCGCGTGGCATTTCGATCCCAAGGGCAAGCACTCGGTCAGAAACGCCTATAAACTGCTGGTGGAGCTGAACAAGCAGAGCAGGACCGATGCACCTAGCACGAGCGCACGAGGTTTAGGCCAATTGGACAGATGCTCGGATCCGAGCTGGAAGCGGATATGGAAGCTGCCTTGCCCAGCAAAATTGCAAATGTTTGTGTGGCGCATTCGACATGAGTCCTTAGCCCTATGCACCAACCTGTCGAGGCGCGGAATGAAGCTTGACTCGGAAAAATGCTTCCTGTGTAGGAGAgtggatgaagatggtgggcaTCTGTTCATAAAGTGCAAGTTGGCAAAGGAGGGCCGGAGGCAGCTGGGGTTGGAACTGGAGCGGAACCGCCTCGAAGGGATTGGGAGCGTGCATGCAATGCTCGACTCTTTATGGGGACTAGAGGAGAAGAAAAGAGTGCTCATCATTTGCTTTTGGTGGCACTGGTGGAACAACCGCAATAAGATTAGAGAGGGAGCGCTTCCATTGCATGTCACAGAAATCGTGCGACGGTCTCGCTGCGATGCACTCGAATACGAGCAGCTCTTCCTACCGGGTGCGCCAAAACGCCCTCCCGGAAAGTGGCAACCACCGGCGGACGACACCATAAAGTTTAACCTGGACGGCGCCTTCACACCGGGAAACTCCTTCTGTGGATGGGGCGTGGTGGCTCGTGACAGCTCCGGAGCTGTCCTCACTGCATGAGCAGGACGACATGAACAGGTTTTTGATGCCTTCGGATCGGAAGTCAATGCTTTGGCGGCGGCGGTGACCACAACGGCTGATATGGGGGTTGTCCGGGTCACCTTTGAGACGGACTCCGAGTTGCTGGCCGAGGCAATGGATGCCCATCGCGTAGATTCTTCGCCTTATGCAGCAATTATTGAAGATACAAAGTTTCAGCTAAAGTTGTGGTTTTCCAAATGGAGTGTTAGTGCGTGTAGACGTACCATAAATTCTGTTGCTCATGAGTTAGCACAGATTGGTTGTAATTGCCCACCGAATATGTGTGTGGAGTGGGACACTATTGTACCGCCCAGAGTGGCTGCTTGCGTGTCGGGTGATATGGCCGAACGTTGTTGATCTATAAAGCTTTGCTTTCCCTAAAAAAACGTGTAATGCACGTTTTCTTCTCAAAATAGTATATCAAAAGTTGTGGCGAACCAACATGTTTTTTTAGGGGTGtggcgaaccaacatgtggttgtaTAGTTAGatggactgtggtatccccaacccaccgggtccaaatcctggtgctcgcatttatttctggattttcggggatgcgcattcagtgggaggagacgttcccgtcgataacgaggtgcctacggtaacttcgtaaatttcaagatgatatgccggctcagtctttcggagatgctcataggggtagagtgtgcgtgtgtgcgttcataggggtcagtgtatgcgcgtgtatatgagcgcttgtgtctgtaccgaTGTTAAAAAAAAATTGTGGTCGAACAAACGATTTGTGGTAATATTTGCACCGGATAAAAGAGAACATAGGGACAATTTCATCCAATGTAATCCTTTTTTTGTTACGGGTCCATGTATTTCTAAACATAATTGATATCCATCTGTATAGACTATAATACAGTACGATTTATATCACTGTTGAGGTAGGAGTACATCCCTATCTCTATCTTTGTCCATGATAAAATTCGCAAGATTAATGAGTCCAAAGAAATCTTGGAAAATGATAACTAGGGAATGTTTCCTGGTTAGGAGGTTCCAGGAACGCCCACACAGCTAGCTATTGGATCTGGATCACGTGGACGGAAAGGAAAACATTGCATTTTTTTGCGCTACACCCTACTCCGCTCGATCATCCTCAAGCCTTCAAAATCTGATATGAAAAAGATGTAGGTtatttggcaaa
This window of the Triticum aestivum cultivar Chinese Spring chromosome 5D, IWGSC CS RefSeq v2.1, whole genome shotgun sequence genome carries:
- the LOC123123039 gene encoding elongation factor 1-alpha-like isoform X1 produces the protein MKIISWNCRGLGNGPAVRSLLELGRVEVPDVLFLCETRLTEKKLGRFRWSLGLANMVAWKDESSGRGVALFWRRGLDVSLRSYGRRHVDVDIVREDGMIWRLTGVYGESAMERKKETWKLMRILKQQHQNGRPWLCLGDFNEVLTSSEKLGGADRPQHYLDDFRQALDACELRDIGFEGDMYTWRNHSRELRTYICERLDRATANNEWCGAFPNHIVVNGEPRHSDHRPVVVHLDGKDRSWKRSDCSFRFEARWLREEGCEEIIRNAWDKSSVEGGRNVRSGLQSVARDMTPAMGKEKTHINIVVIGHVDSGKSTTTGHLIYKLGGIDKRVIERFEKEAAEMNKRSFKYAWVLDKLKAERERGITIDIALWKFETTKYYCTVIDAPGHRDFIKNMITGTSQADCAVLIIDSTTGGFEAGISKDGQTREHALLAFTLGVKQMICCCNKMDATTPKYSKARYEEIVKEVSSYLKKVGYNPDKVPFVPISGFEGDNMIERSTNLDWYKGPTLLEALDQINEPKRPSDKPLRLPLQDVYKIGGIGTVPVGRVETGVIKPGMVVTFGPTGLTTEVKSVEMHHESLLEALPGDNVGFNVKNVAVKDLKRGFVASNSKDDPAKEAANFTSQVIIMNHPGQIGNGYAPVLDCHTSHIAVKFAELVTKIDRRSGKELEALPKFLKNGDAGIVKMIPTKPMVVETFATYPPLGRFAVRDMRQTVAVGVIKGVEKKDPTGAKVTKAAIKKK
- the LOC123123039 gene encoding elongation factor 1-alpha-like isoform X2, whose amino-acid sequence is MGKEKTHINIVVIGHVDSGKSTTTGHLIYKLGGIDKRVIERFEKEAAEMNKRSFKYAWVLDKLKAERERGITIDIALWKFETTKYYCTVIDAPGHRDFIKNMITGTSQADCAVLIIDSTTGGFEAGISKDGQTREHALLAFTLGVKQMICCCNKMDATTPKYSKARYEEIVKEVSSYLKKVGYNPDKVPFVPISGFEGDNMIERSTNLDWYKGPTLLEALDQINEPKRPSDKPLRLPLQDVYKIGGIGTVPVGRVETGVIKPGMVVTFGPTGLTTEVKSVEMHHESLLEALPGDNVGFNVKNVAVKDLKRGFVASNSKDDPAKEAANFTSQVIIMNHPGQIGNGYAPVLDCHTSHIAVKFAELVTKIDRRSGKELEALPKFLKNGDAGIVKMIPTKPMVVETFATYPPLGRFAVRDMRQTVAVGVIKGVEKKDPTGAKVTKAAIKKK